The genomic interval acacggttcacagtgctcctcaacgttttcaaaattagtgcaactgtgagaaggagggaAGTCATATTTATctctccaatcgcaaaagttcacagacaacggtgtttcgttaccaactttttagtagtaactcgttaggcctacactacttttatcagaaaaaaagtagttacattactgcaacccaacactgataatttaccttttaggtacccctggaatggcctatttttaccttaaaatgtcaaaaacaCCGCACCGAcccccccctctcggtcgcttcgctccctcgaccactacgctataatttcatcctagctagaaccctggCAACTAtgatgttcattgaaactgggctgcctattgccaaacttgatattttcatgaaagtttactaagtaataaacacatattacagccatttttgcagctaaaaatggctattgctggaaattcaaaatggtggacaatggagaagatcccctttttcatgtatgaaaagtgcaatttttccagtcacaatgaatgattggaatttgatggtggtggtaactatttatgaaaaaggtaacattagtgaatgggtagcatgaattctggaaataaacaacaaaaaatctcacacagtgtatctttaaggaaacgtgccgtccctgtgtgcatgtaccgtgacaGGTGGACACAATTTTAGTTAATCACTTCACTTTGCAACCAGCCCATAAATAGGCCACAGGTAAGCTGTCTGTGTGGAGAACAATGGAAGGAGACAGACTTGTGAGAAGAGTGAGGACCAGAGGTGGACAAGGCAGAGGAGgtgagtgcacatcagcgacgacctctcttggaggaccaacactacatcactggcgaagaaggcccatcagcgtctctacttcttgcgcaaactaaagaaggcaagtgctataggtgctgagggcagtcatgggtgagcggttagggcgtcagacttgcatcccagaggttgccggttcgactcccgacccgccaggttggtggggggagtaatcaaccagtgctctcccccatcctcctccatgactgaggtaccctgagcatggtaccgtcccaccgcactgctccccatggggcgccactgagggctgcccccttgcacgggtgaggcataaatgcaatttcgttgtgtgcagtgtgcagtgttcacttgtgtgctgtggagtgctgtgtcacaatgacaatgggagttggagtttcccaatgggctttcactataccctccatcatgacaacattctacagaggaaccatagagagcgtcgtgtccagctgcatcacagtgtggggaggaagctgcacggagaaaaacaggaagacactccagcgtgttgtgaacacagcgaagaagatcattggagtaccactcccctccctgcaggacatttacaccacacgcctcgtccggaaagcactgatgatcatcaaagacacaagccaccctgcacacaaactgttcagcctcctgccctctggaaagaggtacaggcgcctccgttcccgtaccaccaggcttgcatgcagctcgatgcaccaagcaatcaagatactgaactctcaacccactctccctccactgtcagcctctagccagccaggccactgaccccccccccccccatatctgcgactgaacattccacctgcactactacatctgtgactgaactttcaacctgcactaactcaaaacatgcacacgcacacacacacacgcacacgcacacgcacacgcacacacacacacacacaagcacactgcactttctgcactaaacccaaacatacacacactgacacacaactcatacacacacacacacagacgcacaccgcactttctacctgcactaaacacacacacacacacacacactcgctgctggtgtacttgatagacctattttaatatttatttttcttcaaatgctactattactatgtcagaacgctattaaggacttttagaaaaagcacaacaaaatacctcctcttaatgtatgttctctacaagtcttctgttgtccagtcttgcactttaaatgtctgtatgagcactgtctatgtccatactgtcttatgtccatgtatgagtactgtctatgtctatactgtctatgtctgcatgggaaagcaagaaacgtaatttcaaattctttgtatgaccagtgcatgtaaagaaattgacaataaaaccaacttgaacttgaacttgaaataaGAGGGAGAGGACAACATGAACCAAGGCAAGAATCTGAATGATTGGGAAGAGGTCGAGGGGCCCAAGGAGCAAGAGGACGAGGGGGCCAAGTAGCAAGAGGACGAGGGGGCCAAGGTGCAAGAGGtcgaggaaggggaggaggaagacaaaGAAACATCATTACTGATGACATAAGGGCCACATTggttgaccatgtcatcaaccatggcatgagtTACAGGGAAGCAGGAGAGAGGGTTCAACCCAATCTTAGCCGCTACACTGTAGCAGGCATTATAAGAACATTTCACACCGAGAACCGGTATGTAGAGTCCTTTCATACTCTAAACATTTCATACTTCATTTTATGTGTAACattgcagtataggcctacttgcaaTCTGTCCATAGAaattcagtgtaggcctacatgttagaCAATGTATGTACTTTTGTAAtatgtacagtaatgtacaaATGATGgcattgctactttacagaacTGCCAGAAATTCGAGAGCTGGGGGCAGACAGCGACTGTTCACACCAGACCAGGAGACCAATATTGTGAACATGGTGATGGCAAACAACACTATAAGGCTGCGCGAAATTCAGCAGCGCGTAATTGAAGATGACACAgtctttgcaaatataaatactgtGAGCATCTCTGCATTATAGCGTTtcggagagcgcgcacatccagattaaacaggtgccggacttaaacatgattaaacatgaaaagaaggaaggtccgcacactgctgctgctccaggtttattaacacaacgtttcgacaggtgaccagactgcatggtcgaaacgttgtgttaataaacctggagcagcaacagtgtgcggaccttccttcttttcatctcTGCATTATCCCGCTTGCTGGACAGAAATAGAATTCGCATGAAGCAGGTGTACAGAGTGCCCTTCGAAAGGAATTCTGAACGGGTAAAGCAACTGCGTCGTGAATATGTGCAGGTAAGCAACAGCATTGGTGTTGAATTCAGAAGTACATGCATGGTACTTTACATACTGAAGGGTATTcactatgttttctttttttcagagaGTAATGGCGCTGGAGGCAGATGCCATGGGCCATGAGCTCATATTTGTGGATGAGGCAGGCTTCAACCTGACAAAAACAAGAAGACGGGGCAGGAATGTGATCGGACAGCGCGCCATTACTGATGTTCCAGGGCAGAGGGGGGGCAACATAACTATGTGTGCTGCAATCAGTCACAACGGTGTCCTTCA from Engraulis encrasicolus isolate BLACKSEA-1 chromosome 17, IST_EnEncr_1.0, whole genome shotgun sequence carries:
- the LOC134467064 gene encoding uncharacterized protein LOC134467064 — protein: MNQGKNLNDWEEVEGPKEQEDEGAKATLVDHVINHGMSYREAGERVQPNLSRYTVAGIIRTFHTENRTARNSRAGGRQRLFTPDQETNIVNMVMANNTIRLREIQQRVIEDDTVFANINTVSISALSRLLDRNRIRMKQVYRVPFERNSERVKQLRREYVQRVMALEADAMGHELIFVDEAGFNLTKTRRRGRNVIGQRAITDVPGQRGGNITMCAAISHNGVLHHHATLGPYNTNLMIRFLNQLNTILTVTMQPDCVRILNLPPYSPFLNAIEEFFSAWRWRFYERNPQQRMALLQAMEEACGDIDQAAFQGWIRHARRYFPRCLALEDIASCDVDEILWPDAARRRDVQ